From a single Microcella sp. genomic region:
- a CDS encoding SPFH domain-containing protein — translation MFLDSINQFFTQIVGISVAVVVSLIVIIVLLRSIKVAKPDEAIIVTSRQRTPKERLQNAEMENVGQRVVFGSRVFVKPIVEAYFKLSLRSRQLNVQATAQTRDAITIKVNAVAVVKVGGSEAMVRAAAQRFLNQQDQIESSTEEVLSGSVRSIVGQLTVTEIITNRSALQEQVLEAVREALDIQGLQIDTLQIKEIDDDNNYIRDLGRAEAARVKQVAEIAEAQAQQASEEARINAAQQIAESQRALDLRNAEIQKETDKARAEAAAAAPLAEAIAQQEVVSQQELTAQKRVGLRKQELDAEVRAVADAQAYAIEKEADAAALAAVANANAERDARKAAAEAIEAEGIAERNRRRSAAEAVEAEGIAERARRIAAAEALAAEGEAEAGAIRVKGTAEADSTRAQAEALAERAEALLKQRIIDQLPEIVRAAAEPLGAIQNMTVISSDGTGTNQLGENVAGQLATSTKIIKDLVGIDIAELINGKVVGEATGAAVAKGAASTSSPRRKNTES, via the coding sequence ATGTTCCTCGACTCGATCAATCAGTTCTTCACGCAGATCGTCGGCATCAGCGTCGCCGTCGTCGTCTCGCTCATCGTCATCATCGTGCTGCTGCGCAGCATCAAGGTGGCGAAGCCCGATGAGGCGATCATCGTCACCTCGCGCCAGCGCACGCCGAAAGAACGACTGCAGAACGCCGAGATGGAGAACGTCGGCCAGCGGGTCGTGTTCGGCTCGCGCGTCTTCGTCAAGCCCATTGTCGAGGCCTACTTCAAGCTCAGCCTGCGGTCGCGGCAGCTCAACGTGCAGGCCACCGCGCAGACGCGCGATGCGATCACGATCAAAGTCAACGCGGTCGCCGTCGTCAAGGTCGGCGGCTCAGAGGCCATGGTGCGCGCAGCCGCCCAGCGCTTCTTGAACCAGCAAGACCAGATCGAGTCGTCGACCGAAGAAGTCTTGAGCGGTTCTGTGCGCTCGATCGTCGGTCAGCTCACCGTCACCGAGATCATCACCAACCGCTCGGCCCTGCAAGAGCAGGTGCTCGAAGCGGTGCGCGAGGCGCTCGACATTCAGGGCCTGCAGATCGACACCCTGCAGATCAAAGAGATCGACGACGACAACAACTACATCCGCGACCTGGGTCGTGCGGAGGCCGCTCGCGTGAAGCAGGTCGCCGAGATCGCCGAAGCGCAGGCCCAGCAGGCGTCTGAAGAGGCGCGCATCAACGCTGCGCAGCAGATCGCCGAGAGCCAGCGCGCCCTCGACCTGCGCAACGCCGAGATTCAGAAAGAGACCGACAAGGCACGGGCCGAGGCCGCCGCGGCCGCCCCGCTCGCCGAAGCCATCGCGCAGCAAGAGGTCGTCTCGCAGCAAGAGCTCACGGCCCAGAAGCGCGTCGGCCTGCGCAAGCAAGAGCTTGACGCCGAGGTGCGTGCGGTCGCCGATGCGCAGGCCTACGCGATCGAGAAAGAGGCCGATGCGGCCGCACTCGCTGCCGTCGCCAACGCCAACGCCGAGCGCGACGCGCGCAAGGCCGCGGCCGAAGCCATAGAGGCGGAGGGTATCGCCGAGCGCAACCGACGCCGCAGTGCTGCCGAGGCTGTCGAGGCCGAGGGTATCGCCGAGCGCGCTCGACGCATCGCGGCCGCCGAGGCACTCGCGGCCGAAGGTGAGGCCGAAGCCGGCGCGATTCGCGTGAAGGGCACGGCCGAGGCCGACTCGACTCGCGCGCAGGCCGAGGCGCTGGCCGAGCGCGCCGAAGCCTTGCTCAAGCAGCGCATCATCGACCAGTTGCCCGAGATCGTGCGGGCCGCCGCCGAACCGCTCGGCGCGATTCAGAACATGACGGTCATCTCGTCAGACGGCACGGGCACCAACCAGCTCGGCGAGAACGTGGCCGGCCAGCTGGCGACGTCGACCAAGATCATCAAAGACCTCGTGGGCATCGACATCGCCGAGCTCATCAACGGCAAGGTCGTCGGTGAGGCCACCGGCGCGGCGGTCGCCAAGGGCGCGGCGAGCACGTCTTCACCGCGGCGCAAGAACACCGAATCTTGA